In Planctomycetota bacterium, a single window of DNA contains:
- a CDS encoding PEP-CTERM sorting domain-containing protein, producing MNICKPAVAFGLAVVATCAAASAAITDFNTWTLVEDPPNANLSGSVDSASQITMSADGAVPDATDIGYQSVNANTPAGSTSGFAFDPTADFAVAIDYDWSFVDTVGGSGIGFGIGEDGAGSNSAGVAIGAFDDAVGPAGGAARVNDVTISPTPLIQLFASATGSMHISYSASTGDIVVGTGTVGASAPSQSATFDGATVYDLWNADGDDDLLVVSLFLRSVGAFTPALTSGSTTAVFSDLRVISGTPVAIPEPTSLAMLAVGGLLIARRRR from the coding sequence ATGAACATCTGCAAACCAGCCGTCGCATTCGGATTGGCCGTCGTTGCCACGTGCGCTGCGGCATCAGCGGCGATCACGGATTTCAACACGTGGACCCTCGTTGAGGATCCGCCCAACGCCAACTTGTCCGGGTCGGTCGACTCGGCCAGTCAGATCACGATGAGCGCCGACGGGGCCGTGCCGGACGCGACCGACATCGGCTACCAGAGTGTCAACGCCAACACCCCGGCCGGATCGACGTCCGGCTTCGCCTTCGACCCGACGGCCGACTTTGCCGTCGCGATCGACTACGACTGGTCGTTCGTCGACACCGTCGGCGGCAGTGGGATCGGCTTCGGCATCGGCGAGGATGGTGCCGGTAGCAACTCTGCGGGCGTGGCCATCGGTGCGTTTGACGACGCCGTCGGTCCGGCGGGCGGTGCGGCACGCGTGAACGACGTCACGATTTCCCCGACGCCGCTGATTCAGCTGTTCGCCAGTGCGACTGGCAGCATGCACATCAGCTATTCGGCGAGCACGGGCGACATCGTGGTCGGCACCGGCACGGTCGGCGCGAGCGCGCCTTCGCAGAGCGCCACCTTCGACGGCGCGACGGTCTACGACCTCTGGAACGCCGACGGCGACGACGACCTGTTGGTGGTTTCGCTCTTTCTGCGGAGCGTGGGTGCCTTCACCCCTGCTTTGACGTCCGGCAGCACGACCGCTGTCTTCAGCGATTTGCGTGTGATCAGCGGAACGCCGGTCGCCATCCCCGAGCCGACGAGCCTGGCAATGCTCGCCGTCGGCGGACTGCTGATCGCTCGACGGCGTCGGTGA